One Anolis carolinensis isolate JA03-04 unplaced genomic scaffold, rAnoCar3.1.pri scaffold_13, whole genome shotgun sequence genomic window, atataccattttaataataatagtactaataataagtagtaatagcagtagtagtaatCATCCCAGAAGTTGTAGATGATGATGttgatatttatatataattatttttataataattagtagtaatagtagtagtagtagcagcagcagcagcagcagcggcaatCATCTCAGGAGTtatgatatttatatataataataataataataataataataaatcacacaggccTAAACACTTGGatgttttcgacttgtgattttgtgatacgaaatccagcatatatatcttgtttgctatgtcatactgtgtttttgtgtcagtaaaataataataataataataataataataataataaatcacacaggccTAAACACTTGGatgttttcgacttgtgattttgtgatacgaaatccagcatatatatcttgtttgctatgtcatactgtgtttttgtgtcagtaaaataataataataataataataataataataataaatcacacaggccTAAACACTTGGatgttttcgacttgtgattttgtgatacgaaatccagcatatatatcttgtttgctatgtcatactgtgtttttgtgtcagtaaaataataataataataatatattattattattattaataataataatagtaagtaatcatcccaggagttgtagatgatggtgatgatgatgatgacaacaatgatGACAatcatatttatacatcatttttctaataataataataattagttgtTGTTGATGTAGTagtcatgatcatcatcatcccgggagttgtagtttatgctgaggatgatgatgatacgaTATTTATATACCATTTTTCTAAaaacagtagtaataataataataagtagtagtagtagtaatcattGTAATTTTCCTGGAAGTTGTAGATGATGGTGACGATGACGTTATTTATATACCATTCTTCAAAGAGGAAGAAGCTGTCGCTGTCATCGTCgtcatcctgggagatgtagatcATGATGATGAGGATATTTATACACcattcatcttcttcatcatgatGATCTACATCTTCTGGGATGATGGCGACAACATCTTCTTCCTCATCCCATGATGTAGATCGTGATGATATTTATATACCATTCATCTTCATCATTATCATGTACAACTACTGGGACGAGGAAGatgtcatcatcgtcatcatctcaGGAGAAGTAGATGatcatgatgaagaagatgaatgGTATATACATATCCTCATCATCATGATCTACGTCTCCcaggatgatgacgatgatgacagCTTGTACATGATGATGAGGATATTTATATACcattcatcttcatcatcatcatgtacaaCTACTGGGATGAGGAAGAAGATGTTGTTGTCGTCATCTCAGGAGCAGTAGATGatcatgatgaagaagatgaatgGTATATACATATCCTCATCATCATgatctacatctcccaggatgacGATGAAGCTGACAGTTTGTACATGATCATGATATTTATATACcattcatcttcatcatcttcatcttcatcatgtACAACTACTGGGACGAGGAAGAAGATGTCGTCATCGTCATCTCAGGAGAAGTAGATGatcatgatgaagaagatgaatgGCATATACATATCCTCATCATCATGATCTACGTCtcccaggatgatgatgatgatgatgataataataataagtttatttttttcccacctccatctcccctgaaggggactcggggcggctcacagaaatatcagatacaaaaacaagaacaatatacaataaatcaacaaacaATAACGTAATAGCATTTACACACTAAccagaaattttttaaaaaacttattaaaaacatagaattaaaaacagtgaggccgtaatagtagattagcaaagtgcacagtaTAAGTTGCGGATTAAAacttagataaagtgctacaagttcATTTGAGgtttgatgatgacgatgacagtTTGTACATGATGATGAGGATATTTATATACcattcatcttcatcttcatcatgtACAACTACTGGGACGAGGAAGAAGATGTCGTCGTCATCATCTCAGGAGCAGTAGATGatcatgatgaagaagatgaatgGCATATACATATCCTCATCATCATgatctacatctcccaggatgatgatgatgccgaCAGTTTGTACATGATGTTGATGATATTTATATACcattcatcttcatcatcatcatcatcatgtacaaCTACTGGGACAAGGAAGGAGATgtcatcatcgtcgtcatcatctcAGGAGAAGTAGATGatcatgatgaagaagatgaatggtatatacagtagagtctcacttatccaaggctcgcttatccaagcttctggattatccaagccatttttgtagtcaatgttttcaatctatcgtgatattttggtgctaaattcataaatacagtaattactacatagcattactgcatgttgaactactttttctgccaaatttgttgtctaacatgatgttttggtgcttcatttgtaaaatcgtaacctaatttgatgtctaataggcttttccttaatgcctccttattatccaacatattcgcttatccaatcttctgccagcccatttaacttggatatgtgagactctactgtatatacatatcctCATCATCATGATCTACGTCTCccagtatgatgatgatgatgatgataataataataataataataagaagaagaagttgtttatttgtatcccgcctctaatagtagattagcaaagtgcacagtaTAAGTTACGGATTAAAacttagataaagtgctacaagttcGTTTGAGGTTTGATGATGACAATGACAGTTTGtacatgatgatgatatttatataCCATTCATCttcattatcttcatcatcatcatgtacaaGTATCAAGATCCCATAGCATATAAAAGTAGTgacattctgcagtgtagatgcagccttgcaAGACTAGTGGCTAAGAAAAAAAGACTTTTTTGCATCATCACTTATGCCCTAAGGGTACAAGACTTTTCACTGTGctgcctctctcttttccctcacAAGCCTGCTCAGCGAGAGCGAGAAGCGTCCCTTCGTGGAGGAAGCGGAGCGGCTGCGGGTCCAGCACAAGAAGGACCACCCCGACTACAAATACCAGCCCCGGCGGAGGAAGAGCGTCAAGGCCGGCCAGAGCGATTCGGACTCCGGGGCCGAACTGGGCCACCATGGTGGGGGCCAGGTCTACAAGACTGACACCGGGCTGGGCTCCATGAGCGAAGGCCACCACCACGGAGACCACGCAGGTAAGGAAAGCCGAGTATCACTGTGATGGGGCATCTCTGGATGGCGACCCAAGATAGTATATgccaaaaaaaaagggaaagaaaaagttgTAAGACTCGTATGTTCACCTTTAAGGAACACATATGGATATgtgggtcctccaggtatttttggcCATCATCCATCAGTGTTTAGGGAGACATTTGAAACcccattatatggccagtgtagacataTGTAATGGTGTAATGGTGTGGTGTggatgcattatatgagtctttaTGGTGATTGTATAATGCagttatggcaatgtagatgggcctGTACATTTCAATGAGTTTCCCCCCTttggaaaaatataataataataataaggtctgccccagtaaatttgccacctctttcctccgtttccaacaattggggcgtggctggcagcgcagcattttggctacgctgcagaaagggagaagggggaagagccaAGGACACAaatggggaatttactggagcagtacttttcaaactcatttatctatatgagacatgcctagatttcaatggggattacatgagattgtactattggaatgtgtctttcagctgcatatggtaaatgatttctcctatactttgtcctttttaaaatccaaaacgtaacctactttgtggatagccctcatattacagtagagtctcacttatctaagctaaacgggctggcagaaccttggataagcgaatatcttggataataaggagggattaaggaaaagcctattaaacatcaaattaggttatgcttttacaaattaagcaccaaaacatcatgttatacaacaaatttgacagaaaaagtagttcaatacgcaataatgttatgttgtaattactgtatttacaaatttagcaccaaatatattaaaaacattgactgcaaaaatgccttggataacccagaaccttggataagcgagtcttggataagtgagactctactgcaagggtcctcaaactttttaagccgagggccggtccacaatccttcaatgagatagtcaagttaattaggattgttgttgttgttgttgttgttgttgtgtgccttcaagtcatttcagactttgggcgagcctaagtctaaaatttatttatttatttactacatttgtatcacacccttctcaccccaaaggggactcagagtggctttcacattatatgtacatacaatatattatattattagcatagcacaatattagcattatatattactatattgaactataacactatactataatattattagtaatattatatgtaatatagaatatataattaacattattatatggtattattattagtgttatattgtatacattataatattattatcaatattatatgtatatacaatatattatattataaaactgagggcaggggccaggtaaatgacctcggagggctgcatccggcccctgggccttagtttggggacctctgctctactgtattattgtttatTACTCACCTTTCCTTTTGGCTTGAGACGAGGCACATCATAGTCAAACGCATCcataaaatcacatataaaaccttagggttttttttaatgtgtcagTTTTTTTATCGCATTGTAGTTTGATCAGGCCAAGAAGGCAAAAGACTTtgtgaaattacaactcccattatccctggAAAAGAGATAGGGCACTTGAACTGCCCTtgctctataccaggggtccccaaacttttaaaacagggggccagttcacgatccttcagaccgttggagggccggactatagtcggccaccaagcaataataattaataataattaataataataacaacaacaataataataacaaagagggttggaagagactctttgggccattgagtccactCCCcttctctgcctttgtgcaccgaaagcataagcaaagcacccctgaaagatggccacccagcctcaatgttaataataataataataataataataataataataataataataataataaagagggttggaagagaccctttgggccattgagtccaatccccttctgcctttgtggaccaaaagcataagcaaagcatccctgacagatggccacccatcctcaatgttaataataataataataataataataataataataataataataataatggttgtaagagaagaagagaccccttgagtcatttagcccaacccacttctgcccttgtgccgtgggggctggacagggccggttgttactaggcggccgcggacgcggccgcctcgggcgctggctgctaggggcgccattcgggcctgacttcctggtcgcggccggcgatcgcccgggcggtcgccggccgcgaccaggaagtcaggcccgaatggcctagctgtgctgtgcatgcgcacagccagagaagccatttttgcccttagtttgttactaagggcaaaatggcctaggtttgtttgcccttagtttgttactaagggcaaaatggccacgctgggcgggggcggggccaactgtggccccgcccccctcactaatcgccctggccccgcctcccacgcagcgtgggaggcggggccagggcacgctgggcggggccagggcgcgggtggcgggggcgcttttcagcacccccgcttcccattaaaaaatatctccggccggccctggggctggataaatagcttcgatgggccgcatccggcccccgggccttagtttggggacccctgctctatactatgggattgtgggagttattGTTTTGCAAGAGTGCCAAATTGCAGCTGCCAGGAgaccctagcattgagccatggcggttcaaGCGGGCTCAACGGCATTCACGTCGATGCAGCCTTGAGTGGCTTAGGTCCCCAAAAGGTATAGCCGCCATTGACCTGTTGCTTTGTCCCCAGGGCAGCCCCACGGGCCCCCGACCCCTCCGACCACCCCGAAGACGGACCTCCACCACGGGGCCAAGCAGGAGCCGAAGCACGAAGGCCGGCGGACGGTGGAGAgcggccggcagaacattgactTCAGCAACGTGGACATCTCCGAGCTGAGCAGCGAAGTCATCAACAACATGGAGACCTTCGACGTCCACGAGTTCGACCAGTATTTGCCGCTCAACGGCCACTCGGGTCTGTCCTCGGCGGCGGCAGAACATGGGCCAAACTCCACGGTGGCGGGAGGTGGCTCTTACGGGGCACCGTACGGCGGAGGAACGGCCCCGGTTTGGACCCACAAAAGCCCCAGTTCTGTATCTCCGTCCTCTGAAGCTGGGCAGCAACAGCGGCCGCACATCAAGACGGAGCAACTCAGTCCCAGCCATTATAACGACCAGGCGCATGGCTCGCCGACCCACTCCGATTATGGGTCGTACGGCGCCCAAGCGAGCGCCACAACGGTCTCCGCAGCACCGGCCACGGCCTCCTTCTCCGGCTCCCAGTGTGACTACACTGACCTACAAAGTTCCAGCTACTACAACCCTTATTCGGGATACCCTTCCAGTATCTATCAGTATCCCTATTTCCATTCCTCACGCCGCCCTTACGCCACCCCGATCCTGAACAGCCTCTCCATCCCGCCGTCGCACAGCCCCACCGCCAACTGGGACCAACCCGTCTACACGACACTGACAAGGCCCTGAAAGAGGACCAAAGTGGGGGGACGGTGACTCCGACATGGTCTCCTTTCCCCTAAAACAATAACATTGAGGTGGGGCAAGCTTGTATTcggctgctccagagactaggacaccaCGGAGCCATGGTGTCAGATTGcggtccagtggagtctccttctccagaagtcttgggtggccatctgtcgggaaggctcggATGGTGTCTGtcaatggcagaatggggtcccttccagctctaggattctgcaTTTCTCTGATGCTATGTATGCACTACACAaatgaggggggaaatggaaaagaATACCTTTCGCGGAGCATCGGTTCGTTGTCTCAAgtgcctcctctttcttctcctccagGACATTTCAAAGATTCTATTttctctattaataataataattaataacaagcGGCGgaggaaaaattaataataataataacagtaacaactTATGACCAGTCTTTTGGAGAAATGACGGACGAGATGTTCTAACTTTTCTATGAGGCCTTGGAAAAGCAAGATTCGAATGCAAGACCATTACGAAAGAGGAGGAGACGACGGTGTCCAAGGGTCCGTTGCAATTGGGACACAACAAATCCAAGTCGGTTCCCAAAAATAAAACTGAACCGTCAAAAAGGACCATTCGAGGATCTGCTGGGACCGAATGACTAACGTCAGCTTTTCTTGGTTTTCGTTGCAATTTAGTTGCAATTAATGTTATTGTTGGGAAGCTTGCAAACAAACCAGAAGCGTGTTAAAGCTCCGAAAAAGAAGCAAAAGgaaagttgtttttattttattttttttggtttggggggCAAGGGCGTAAACCTGTTAAATATGTATTTATGTTCTGTGTCATTTTGgtctttttggtttgtttttttaattaatggaGTAATTCTGTGCAAGAAGTAGATTTtcttgaaggaaagaaagattTGTTTTCCAAAAAGCGATATTTTCCCAACCATTCATATCAGATTAAACTGGATCAAGGGGtgtgtctataccaggcatgggcaaactttggcccttcaggttttttggacttcaactcccacaattcctaacagctgtcaaactgcattaagtccacCGTGTggacgcaccccccccccccaaattgagataatgtggattttccagAATGAGTTCTCGCTCACATTCCCTTATCTCTTtccaagggagagagagagaaaaaaaacctaaTTCACAAATCCAGCAACCCATTCcaactactgtatattattattattattattatatgcatgtaGTCTTACAGGAGGAACTACCGCTAAATGCAAGCAAAATGTGAATTTTGGGAGATTTCCTTTCTCCGAGGAGAGAGGAACACCAATGGATTTTTCCAATGCTTGAACCGATTGCTTTGGCATTGGAAGCCAACATTGGAAAGATATTGATTTTACATGGAAGTTATAGATTCAGTTTCACTTTTTAGGGACCAGAGGTTCAGCCATCCAAGCTGTGAAAAACAAAAGGGTTCTCTGCTATGACATGGGTTAGTTTTTAGACTCCCGACTAATTCTTTTCCTCGA contains:
- the sox8 gene encoding transcription factor SOX-8, with translation MLAMMSEGEGQALRAPSPADGGSLSPDNSDSEAPSSPNGSEGAAGAAGAQKRAKDAGEAPSPSEADERFPACIRDAVSQVLKGYDWSLVPMPTRGHGALKAKPHVKRPMNAFMVWAQAARRKLADQYPHLHNAELSKTLGKLWRLLSESEKRPFVEEAERLRVQHKKDHPDYKYQPRRRKSVKAGQSDSDSGAELGHHGGGQVYKTDTGLGSMSEGHHHGDHAGQPHGPPTPPTTPKTDLHHGAKQEPKHEGRRTVESGRQNIDFSNVDISELSSEVINNMETFDVHEFDQYLPLNGHSGLSSAAAEHGPNSTVAGGGSYGAPYGGGTAPVWTHKSPSSVSPSSEAGQQQRPHIKTEQLSPSHYNDQAHGSPTHSDYGSYGAQASATTVSAAPATASFSGSQCDYTDLQSSSYYNPYSGYPSSIYQYPYFHSSRRPYATPILNSLSIPPSHSPTANWDQPVYTTLTRP